The following proteins are encoded in a genomic region of Amycolatopsis sulphurea:
- the rplA gene encoding 50S ribosomal protein L1, which translates to MTKHSKAYRQAAELIDKARLYAPLEAAKLAKETSKSKMDATVEVAMRLGVDPRKADQMVRGTVNLPHGTGKTARVIVFAVGDKAAEAEAAGADAVGTDELIERIQGGWLDFDAAIATPDQMAKVGRIARILGPRGLMPNPKTGTVTPAVTKAVADIKGGKINFRVDKQANLHLVIGKASFDTEKLVENYAAALDEILRAKPSSAKGRYVKKITFTTTMGPGIPVDPSRTRNLLAEDAAV; encoded by the coding sequence ATGACCAAGCACAGCAAGGCCTACCGCCAGGCCGCGGAGCTGATCGACAAGGCGCGTCTCTACGCGCCGCTCGAAGCCGCGAAGCTGGCGAAGGAGACGTCCAAGTCGAAGATGGACGCGACCGTCGAGGTCGCGATGCGTCTCGGGGTGGACCCGCGCAAGGCCGACCAGATGGTCCGCGGCACCGTGAACCTGCCGCACGGCACCGGTAAGACCGCCCGCGTCATCGTCTTCGCCGTCGGCGACAAGGCCGCCGAGGCCGAGGCCGCCGGCGCGGACGCGGTCGGCACCGACGAACTGATCGAGCGCATCCAGGGTGGCTGGCTCGACTTCGACGCCGCGATCGCGACGCCGGACCAGATGGCCAAGGTGGGCCGGATCGCCCGCATCCTCGGCCCGCGGGGCCTCATGCCGAACCCGAAGACCGGCACGGTGACCCCGGCGGTCACCAAGGCGGTCGCGGACATCAAGGGCGGGAAGATCAACTTCCGCGTGGACAAGCAGGCCAACCTGCACCTGGTGATCGGCAAGGCCTCCTTCGACACCGAGAAGCTGGTGGAGAACTACGCCGCCGCGCTGGACGAGATCCTGCGGGCCAAGCCGTCGTCGGCGAAGGGCCGTTACGTCAAGAAGATCACCTTCACCACGACGATGGGCCCGGGCATCCCGGTCGACCCGTCGCGCACCCGCAACCTCCTCGCCGAGGACGCCGCGGTCTGA
- the rplK gene encoding 50S ribosomal protein L11: MPPKKKKLAAIIKLQIKAGAANPAPPVGPALGQHGVNIMEFCKAYNAATESQRGDVVPVEISVYEDRSFDFKLKTPPAAKLLLKAAGVEKGSGEPHKTKVAKVTWDQVREIAKTKETDLNALDIDQAAKIIAGTARSMGITVEG; the protein is encoded by the coding sequence ATGCCACCCAAGAAGAAGAAGCTTGCGGCGATCATCAAGCTGCAGATCAAGGCGGGTGCCGCCAACCCGGCGCCGCCGGTCGGCCCCGCGCTGGGTCAGCACGGCGTCAACATCATGGAGTTCTGCAAGGCCTACAACGCCGCGACCGAGTCGCAGCGCGGGGACGTCGTCCCGGTCGAGATCTCCGTGTACGAGGACCGGTCGTTCGACTTCAAGCTGAAGACGCCGCCGGCCGCGAAGCTGCTGCTCAAGGCGGCGGGCGTGGAGAAGGGCTCCGGCGAGCCGCACAAGACCAAGGTCGCCAAGGTCACCTGGGACCAGGTCCGCGAGATCGCCAAGACCAAGGAGACCGACCTCAACGCGCTGGACATCGACCAGGCCGCGAAGATCATCGCCGGTACGGCGCGTTCGATGGGCATTACGGTCGAGGGTTGA
- the nusG gene encoding transcription termination/antitermination protein NusG: MTSDNGTEAGRDLTELSDEQVHAALGDEEPAHLEPVEVPAAADEVDESATDEGAEGDETADAAGETEPVTDDADADAEPDDPVAALRAELQAAPGEWYVVHSYAGYENKVKTNLETRTTTLDVEDYIFQIEVPTEEVTEIKNGQRKQVQRKVLPGYILVRMDLNDASWSAVRNTPGVTGFVGATSRPSPLTVDEVLKFLAPQVEKEAPAKAAKGEAAATPSGGSAVEVDFEVGESVTVMDGPFATLPATISEVNVDGQKLKVLVSIFGRETPVELSFSQVSKI, encoded by the coding sequence GTGACCTCCGACAACGGCACAGAAGCCGGTCGCGACCTGACCGAGCTTTCCGACGAGCAGGTGCACGCGGCACTCGGCGACGAGGAGCCCGCCCACCTCGAGCCCGTCGAGGTGCCCGCCGCGGCTGACGAGGTCGACGAGTCCGCCACCGACGAGGGCGCCGAGGGCGACGAGACCGCGGACGCCGCGGGGGAGACCGAGCCCGTCACCGACGACGCGGACGCGGACGCGGAGCCGGACGACCCGGTCGCCGCGCTGCGCGCCGAACTGCAGGCCGCGCCGGGCGAGTGGTACGTGGTGCACTCCTACGCCGGGTACGAGAACAAGGTGAAGACCAACCTCGAGACCCGGACCACCACCCTGGACGTCGAGGACTACATCTTCCAGATCGAGGTGCCGACCGAAGAGGTCACCGAGATCAAGAACGGCCAGCGCAAGCAGGTGCAGCGCAAGGTGCTGCCCGGCTACATCCTGGTCCGGATGGACCTGAACGACGCCTCGTGGAGCGCGGTGCGCAACACCCCCGGCGTCACCGGGTTCGTCGGCGCCACCTCGCGGCCGTCGCCGCTGACCGTGGACGAGGTGCTCAAGTTCCTCGCCCCGCAGGTGGAGAAGGAAGCCCCGGCCAAGGCCGCGAAGGGCGAGGCCGCGGCGACGCCGTCCGGTGGCTCCGCGGTCGAGGTGGACTTCGAGGTCGGCGAGTCGGTCACCGTGATGGACGGCCCGTTCGCCACGCTGCCCGCCACGATCTCCGAGGTCAACGTCGACGGGCAGAAGCTGAAGGTCCTGGTGTCGATCTTCGGCCGGGAAACGCCGGTCGAGCTCTCGTTCAGCCAGGTCTCCAAGATCTGA
- the secE gene encoding preprotein translocase subunit SecE, whose amino-acid sequence MSDSDASGEHEQEGPGESGAESRPSTAAARRERRGTARPAGKSAARPGSTRPSGKAGDKVAKPAADAKGTPTPKRDQKPKKASVFARIVRFVREVWAELRKVIWPNRKQMVTYTAVVLVFVVFMVALVSGLDLGFKQLVGLVFG is encoded by the coding sequence GTGAGCGACAGCGACGCCAGCGGCGAGCACGAGCAGGAGGGGCCGGGCGAGTCCGGCGCCGAATCCCGCCCGAGCACCGCGGCTGCTCGACGCGAGCGCCGCGGTACCGCTCGACCGGCCGGCAAGTCCGCGGCCCGGCCGGGCTCGACCCGGCCGTCCGGCAAGGCGGGCGACAAGGTCGCGAAGCCCGCCGCCGACGCCAAGGGCACGCCCACCCCCAAGCGGGACCAGAAGCCGAAGAAGGCCTCGGTGTTCGCCCGGATCGTGCGTTTCGTCCGCGAGGTCTGGGCGGAACTGCGCAAGGTGATCTGGCCGAACCGGAAGCAGATGGTCACCTACACCGCGGTCGTGCTGGTGTTCGTGGTGTTCATGGTGGCCCTCGTCAGCGGGCTCGACCTGGGCTTCAAGCAGCTCGTCGGGCTGGTCTTCGGCTGA
- a CDS encoding TIGR03619 family F420-dependent LLM class oxidoreductase: protein MSTLRLGLALPQYGPLADPAAIAGFAASAEALGYHSLWVGDRLLAPVAPSDRYPGGGTAERPYPPEFARFVDPFVALTAAAGVTETVRLGSSTLSGPLYSPVLLARTATSLDLLSGGRLDLGLGLSWLRDEYTATGVPWRGRGARLDELIEVLRTLWTADPAGHRSERWEIPDALFELRPVQRPHPPVLVGGMSEAALRRVGRLADGWLPARLPAEVLRRMWAVVTEAAERAGRDPATLRRVMRINPAPGAACASISDVAAQLAEAVAEGYREALVDLHYLAKDVEHALELANELRSAVRV from the coding sequence ATGAGCACCCTTCGGCTTGGACTCGCCCTGCCGCAATACGGACCCCTCGCGGACCCGGCGGCGATCGCCGGTTTCGCCGCCTCGGCGGAGGCTCTCGGCTACCACTCGCTGTGGGTCGGTGATCGGCTTCTCGCCCCGGTGGCTCCCTCTGACCGGTACCCGGGCGGCGGGACGGCGGAGCGGCCGTACCCACCGGAGTTCGCCCGGTTCGTCGACCCGTTCGTCGCGCTCACGGCCGCCGCGGGCGTCACCGAGACCGTCCGGCTGGGGTCGAGCACGCTCAGCGGCCCGCTGTACTCCCCGGTGCTGCTCGCCCGCACGGCGACCTCGCTCGACCTGCTTTCCGGCGGCAGGCTCGATCTCGGGCTCGGGCTGTCCTGGCTGCGTGACGAGTACACCGCCACGGGGGTGCCCTGGCGCGGCCGCGGCGCCCGGCTCGACGAGCTGATCGAGGTCCTGCGCACGCTCTGGACCGCCGACCCGGCCGGGCACCGCAGTGAGCGGTGGGAGATCCCGGACGCGCTGTTCGAGCTGCGCCCGGTGCAGCGGCCGCATCCGCCGGTGCTGGTGGGCGGCATGTCGGAGGCAGCCCTGCGCCGGGTGGGCAGGCTCGCCGACGGCTGGCTGCCCGCCCGGCTGCCTGCCGAGGTGCTGCGCCGGATGTGGGCCGTGGTCACCGAGGCCGCGGAGCGGGCGGGCCGCGATCCGGCGACGCTGAGGCGGGTGATGCGGATCAACCCCGCCCCCGGCGCGGCCTGCGCAAGCATCTCCGACGTGGCCGCCCAGCTGGCGGAGGCGGTGGCCGAGGGGTATCGGGAAGCGCTGGTGGACCTGCACTACCTGGCCAAGGACGTGGAGCACGCGCTGGAACTCGCGAACGAGCTGCGCTCGGCCGTCCGGGTCTGA
- a CDS encoding SGNH/GDSL hydrolase family protein — MAAKKSGGCGLLILVVVAGLLGVGYYKSKHGSASAEPPSGESTGGGSGRYVALGDSYTSAPHTGHQAGTPPGCKRSDNNYPHLVAAKLKPAEFVDVSCSGATTADFTSAQSTKNGTNPPQLDAVTAATTLVTIGIGGNDVGFISLAPSCVTAHSGSAPCRDRLTAGGHDQLADRIATAGKRVGTVLDKIHTKAPKARVIVVGYPTVLPDGDGCWPVLPLGAGDVGYLRDELAKLNDELSAQAKSHDAGFADTAEASKGHDVCTDSGTRWVEGIVPTSSAAVLHPNARGEDGMAGVVESVAS; from the coding sequence GTGGCGGCCAAGAAAAGCGGTGGGTGCGGATTACTGATCCTGGTCGTCGTGGCCGGTTTGCTGGGAGTCGGCTACTACAAGTCCAAGCACGGCTCGGCATCGGCCGAGCCGCCTTCCGGCGAGAGCACCGGCGGGGGCTCGGGCCGGTACGTGGCGCTCGGCGACTCGTACACTTCCGCGCCGCACACCGGTCATCAGGCGGGGACTCCGCCAGGCTGCAAGCGTTCCGACAACAACTACCCGCATCTGGTTGCGGCGAAGCTGAAGCCGGCCGAGTTCGTGGACGTCAGCTGCAGCGGCGCGACCACTGCGGACTTCACCTCCGCGCAGTCCACGAAGAACGGCACGAATCCGCCACAGCTGGACGCTGTCACGGCCGCGACCACGTTGGTCACCATCGGGATCGGCGGCAACGACGTCGGTTTCATCTCTCTGGCGCCGAGCTGTGTGACCGCGCACTCCGGCAGCGCGCCGTGCCGCGACCGGCTGACCGCGGGCGGCCACGACCAGCTCGCCGACCGGATCGCCACGGCCGGCAAGCGGGTTGGCACGGTGCTCGACAAGATCCACACCAAGGCCCCGAAGGCACGCGTGATCGTGGTCGGCTATCCCACCGTGCTCCCGGACGGCGACGGTTGCTGGCCGGTGCTGCCGCTCGGCGCCGGGGACGTCGGGTATCTGCGTGACGAGCTCGCCAAGCTGAACGACGAGCTGTCGGCTCAGGCCAAGTCCCACGACGCCGGATTCGCCGACACCGCCGAGGCGAGCAAGGGCCACGACGTGTGCACCGACTCGGGTACCCGCTGGGTCGAGGGCATCGTGCCCACCTCGTCCGCGGCCGTCCTGCACCCCAACGCGCGGGGTGAGGACGGCATGGCGGGCGTGGTGGAGTCCGTGGCCTCCTGA
- a CDS encoding MaoC family dehydratase: MNVGDELPPLHVHITRDQLIRYAGASLDFNRIHWNERFATGVGLPDVIAHGMLTMALAGRMVTDWLGDPARLVDFSTRFTRPVVVPDTEEGALVELTGKVGALTEDGLARVDLVVTCEGKTVLGKPQALVRPA; encoded by the coding sequence GTGAACGTCGGCGACGAACTGCCCCCGCTGCACGTCCACATCACCCGGGACCAGCTGATCCGCTACGCCGGTGCCTCACTCGACTTCAACCGGATCCACTGGAACGAACGGTTCGCCACCGGCGTCGGCCTGCCGGACGTGATCGCGCACGGCATGCTCACCATGGCGCTGGCCGGGCGGATGGTCACCGACTGGCTCGGCGACCCGGCCCGCCTGGTCGACTTCAGCACCCGCTTCACCCGGCCGGTCGTGGTCCCGGACACCGAAGAAGGCGCGCTGGTCGAACTCACCGGCAAGGTCGGGGCGCTCACCGAGGACGGCCTCGCCCGCGTCGACCTGGTGGTCACCTGCGAAGGCAAGACCGTACTGGGCAAACCGCAGGCACTGGTCCGCCCCGCCTGA
- a CDS encoding MaoC family dehydratase N-terminal domain-containing protein has translation MPLDQTFTGRNYPPDDQYHVSREKIREFADAIGDPSPLFRDPEAARAAGHPDVIAPPTFVTLLNLPKINSIVEDPALGLDYSRMVHGDQGFHYERPVHAGDVLEISARIESIMARAGNDFINLHAEITDADGKLVCATRAQLVVRGADA, from the coding sequence GTGCCTTTGGACCAGACGTTCACCGGGCGGAACTACCCCCCGGACGACCAGTACCACGTGAGCCGGGAAAAGATCCGCGAATTCGCCGACGCGATCGGCGACCCCAGCCCACTCTTCCGCGACCCGGAAGCGGCGCGCGCGGCTGGCCACCCGGACGTGATCGCCCCGCCCACCTTCGTCACGCTGCTGAACCTGCCGAAGATCAACAGCATCGTCGAGGACCCCGCCCTCGGCCTCGACTACTCCCGGATGGTCCACGGCGACCAGGGATTCCACTACGAACGCCCGGTACACGCCGGCGACGTGCTGGAGATCTCCGCCCGGATCGAGAGCATCATGGCCCGAGCGGGCAACGACTTCATCAACCTCCACGCGGAAATCACCGACGCCGACGGCAAACTCGTCTGCGCCACCCGCGCACAGCTCGTAGTACGGGGGGCGGACGCGTGA
- the rpmG gene encoding 50S ribosomal protein L33 translates to MAATDVRPKITLACEECKHRNYITKKNRRNNPDRLEMKKFCPNCGTHRTHKETR, encoded by the coding sequence GTGGCTGCCACCGACGTGCGACCCAAGATCACGCTGGCGTGCGAGGAGTGCAAGCACCGCAACTACATCACCAAGAAGAACCGGCGCAACAACCCGGATCGCCTGGAGATGAAGAAGTTCTGCCCGAACTGCGGTACGCACCGGACTCACAAAGAGACCCGCTGA